A DNA window from Euleptes europaea isolate rEulEur1 chromosome 20, rEulEur1.hap1, whole genome shotgun sequence contains the following coding sequences:
- the UNC45A gene encoding protein unc-45 homolog A has translation MADGRGDGDGGEGRALRRAGNEHFQAGRYEEALEAYARALSLGPPQPDRAALHRNRAACHLKRGDFAQAERDASEAIDADPGDVKGLFRRSQALQQLGRMDQAFSDLQRCVSLEPKNRALQEALRDLGSRMHEKVRAVTSTDSKVEQMFKVLLDPEEKDQDKKQKAAQNLIVLAREEPGAEKIFQNDGVHLLLELLDTERLDMILAALRTFTGLCRGHRSRTVAILTALGPRRFCSVLELEDEQISLATYSLLQVMFDSLKEGLQREVRNKEEAVVSDTSRELKLLLKQLLEALARESVSSYGRDSILNLLVGVVPRKLLREPNNSLTLWVIDQGLKEILAVGGAVAHVPGSLRVTENSHLSAAVLLSKLYGDLKCDVERENFHLLCENCIRGWFQGEEMAGKLQAIRAVSCLLQGPSEAGNRVLELDGIMESILSLCASSREADQLVAVEALIHAADKAKRASFITANGVTLLKEIYKRSERDSIRIRALVGLCKLGSAGGTDFSMKQFAEGSTLKLAKQCRKWLCNEAVGGSTRHWAAEGLAYLTLDADVKEELVEDQVALQALFQLARSENQAVMFAVTSAMVNCTSSYDQEELDPQMVELAKYAKQHIPEKHPKDKPEFVRRRVQKLLAAGVVSALSCMVKNESTALSASCRELISRVFLALVEDPEDRGVVVAHGGGKALIPLALDGMEAGQTRAAQALAKITITTSPEMAFPGERVYEVVRPLVGLLHLKRTGLQNFEGLMALTNLAGTSERLRLKIVKEKAVPMVEGYMFEEHEMIRLAATECMCNLALSPEVAKLFLAEGSDRLKLMVLYSGEEDERLRRAAAGTLAVLTSLLPQTCARIPQATAHWLEILQALLLSTSTELQHRGVVVVRNMVAAEKELAEKLMESEMLEILAVLAGLEDKPQVAQPAKECLAQAVTYGLIQPRAAGGE, from the exons ATGGCGGACGGCCGGGGCGATGGCGATGGCGGGGAGGGGCGGGCGCTGCGGCGGGCGGGCAACGAGCACTTCCAGGCGGGCCGCTACGAGGAGGCGCTGGAGGCCTACGCGCGCGCCCTCAGCCTCGGGCCCCCGCAGCCCGACCGCGCCGCCCTGCACCGCAACCGCGCCGCCTGCCACCTCAAGCGG GGGGACTTCGCGCAGGCCGAGCGGGACGCCTCCGAAG CCATCGACGCCGACCCCGGGGACGTGAAGGGGCTCTTCCGGCGCAGCCAAGCCCTGCAGCAGCTGGGCCGGATGGACCAGGCCTTCTCCGATCTTCAGCGCTGCGTCAGCCTGGAGCCCAAGAACCGGGCCCTGCAGGAGGCGCTGCGGGACCTGGGCAGCCGCATGCACGAGAAG GTGAGAGCCGTGACCTCAACCGACTCGAAAGTGGAACAGATGTTTAAGGTCTTGCTGGACCCTGAGGAAAAGGATCAAGACAAGAAGCAGAAG GCAGCCCAGAACCTGATAGTGTTGGCTCGAGAGGAGCCTGGTGCTGAGAAAATTTTCCAGAACGATGGGGTACATCTGCTTCTGGAACTGCTGGACACGGAGCGGCTCGATATGATCCTGGCAGCTCTGCGTACCTTTACTGGCCTTTGCCGGGGCCATCGTTCCCGG ACTGTGGCAATCTTGACTGCGCTGGGGCCTCGGCGCTTCTGTTCCGTGCTGGAGTTGGAGGATGAGCAGATCTCACTGGCCACCTATAGCCTGCTGCAGGTCATGTTCGATTCCCTTAAGGAGGGGTTGCAGAGGGAGGTACGCAACAAGGAGGAAGCCGTGGTGTCTG ACACATCCAGAGAGCTGAAATTGCTCCTCAAACAGCTGCTGGAAGCCCTGGCCCGGGAGAGTGTTTCTTCCTACGGCCGCGACAGCATACTTAACTTGCTGGTTGGCGTGGTGCCTCGGAAGTTGCTGCGGGAGCCCAACAACAGCTTGACCCTCTGGGTCATCGATCAGG GTCTCAAGGAGATCCTGGCCGTGGGAGGTGCTGTGGCCCATGTGCCTGGCAGCCTGCGTGTGACAGAGAACAGCCACCTGAGCGCTGCCGTCCTGCTCAGCAAGCTCTACGGGGACTTGAAATGCGATGTGGAACGGGAGAATTTCCACCTGCTCTGTGAGAACTGCATCCG GGGCTGGTTCCAGGGCGAGGAGATGGCTGGAAAGCTGCAGGCCATTCGGGCCGTATCGTGCCTTTTGCAGGGCCCCTCGGAGGCTGGGAACCGGGTGCTGGAGCTGGACGGCATAATGGAGAGCATCCTGTCCTTGTGTGCCTCCTCGCGGGAGGCCGACCAGCTGGTGGCTGTGGAAGCCCTAATCCACGCGGCGGACAAGGCCAAGCGGGCCTCCTTTATCACTGCCAATGGCGTCACGCTACTGAAGGAGATCTACAAGCGCAGCGAGCGTGACAGCATTCGCATTCGTGCTCTGGTg GGCCTCTGCAAACTGGGGTCAGCGGGAGGCACGGACTTCAGCATGAAGCAGTTTGCAGAAGGCTCAACTCTGAAGCTGGCCAAGCAGTGCCGCAA GTGGCTGTGCAACGAGGCTGTGGGTGGCAGCACGCGGCACTGGGCGGCAGAGGGCCTGGCGTACCTCACCCTGGATGCGGACGTGAAGGAAGAACTCGTGGAGGACCAAGTGGCTCTGCAGGCACTTTTCCAGCTGGCGAGG tCAGAGAATCAGGCCGTGATGTTCGCTGTGACCTCTGCCATGGTAAACTGCACCAGCAGCTACGACCAGGAGGAGCTGGACCCCCAGATGGTGGAGCTGGCCAAGTATGCCAAGCAGCACATCCCCGAGAAGCACCCAAAG GACAAGCCGGAGTTTGTACGCCGGCGTGTGCAGAAGCTGCTGGCTGCTGGGGTGGTGTCAGCTCTCAGCTGCATGGTGAAGAACGAGAGCACTGCCCTGAGCGCTTCCTGCCGGGAGCTGATTTCCAG GGTGTTCCTTGCTCTAGTGGAGGACCCAGAGGACAGAGGGGTTGTGGTAGCCCATGGAGGGGGCAAG gctctgatCCCTTTGGCCCTGGATGGCATGGAAGCGGGGCAGACCAGAGCAGCGCAGGCGCTCGCCAAGATCACCATCACGACTTCACCGGAGATGGCCTTCCCTGGCGAGCGA GTCTACGAAGTGGTTCGGCCTCTGGTGGGCCTCCTGCACTTAAAGCGCACGGGACTGCAGAACTTTGAGGGGCTGATGGCCCTCACCAATCTGGCAGGGACCAGCGAACGGCTCAG ACTGAAGATTGTGAAGGAGAAGGCGGTGCCCATGGTCGAGGGCTACATGTTTGAGGAGCACGAGATGATCCGCCTGGCAGCCACCGAGTGCATGTGCAACTTGGCCCTCAGCCCGGAG GTGGCAAAGTTGTTCCTGGCTGAAGGGAGCGACCGGCTGAAGCTGATGGTGCTGTACAGCGGGGAGGAGGACGAGCGGCTCCGGAGGGCAGCAGCAGGGACTCTGGCTGTGCTCACTTCCCTGCTTCCCCAGACCTGCGCCCGCATTCCCCAAGCG ACAGCCCACTGGCTGGAGATCCTGCAGGCCCTGCTGCTGAGCACCAGCACCGAGCTGCAGCATCGAGGCGTAGTCGTGGTGAGGAACATGGTCGCCGCTGAGAAGGAGCTGGCAGAGAAGCTCATGGAGAGCGAGATGCTGGAGATCCTGGCGGTCCTTGCCGGGCTGGAGGACAAGCCCCAAGTGGCCCAGCCTGCCAAGGAGTGCCTGGCCCAGGCGGTCACCTATGGCCTGATCCAGCCCCGTGCTGCTGGTGGGGAATGA
- the PRC1 gene encoding protein regulator of cytokinesis 1, giving the protein MRKSEGLASESVSCLREALGQLRDIWEEIGIPEEQRLERTQVVKEYVQEDGGATILELEKELRMHVEALLKQKQERKQALQALREQELEICDLLSVAPYDICADAVPSLEDLDHFRQHLASLVAEKDRRQGEFVGTKQKIILCMEELEHVPDTSFERDVVCEEEDAFCLSEENIAALKKLLQQLEIKKAQNKALCEELRSKILVLWDRLHVPMEERESFVPCMVGSRSQTISALQLELNRLETLKLQNIQNMVEALRVELADYWDKCFYGKEQREAFRPLYEDDFTEELLQQHEEEIARIKLFFEKHQELFEAVRKWEGNWRLFQELERKATDPSRFTNRGGNLLKEEKLRAKLQKTLPKLEEELRGRLELWEQKRGQAFLVNGQRFMEHVAEQWQMHRLEKEREREERQLKKSRQIEEEMMYGSTPSKRRVLGPPTPGKVRKLNATAATPNSTIRSALGGSVFHSPASQPPLSGSKSLRTPCRTAAKPSRPARVEHNKENVSQLNGTSLSARTFKGFQI; this is encoded by the exons ATGCGGAAGAG TGAGGGCCTGGCCAGCGAGTCGGTGTCGTGCCTGCGGGAGGCGCTGGGCCAGCTGCGCGACATCTGGGAGGAGATCGGCATCCCCGAGGAGCAGCGGCTGGAGCGGACCCAGGTGGTGAAGGAGTACGTCCAG GAGGATGGGGGGGCGACCATCCTGGAGCTGGAGAAGGAGTTGCGCATGCACGTGGAGGCCTTGCTGAAGCAGAAGCAGGAGCGCAAACAGGCCCTGCAGGCTTTGCGGGAGCAGGAGCTGGAGATTTGTGACTTGCTCTCCGTGGCACCGTACGACATCTGCGCCGATGCTGTGCCCAGCCTGGAAGACCTGGACCACTTTCGGCAACACTTGGCATCCCTGGTGGCAGAAAAG GATCGCCGGCAAGGGGAGTTTGTGGGCACGAAGCAGAAGATCATCCTCTGCATGGAGGAGCTGGAACACGTTCCTGACACCAGCTTTGAGCGGGACGTTGTGTGTGAAGAGGAAGACGCCTTCTGCCTCTCGGAAGAGAACATCGCCGCTCTGAAAAAACTGCTGCAGCAG CTGGAGATAAAGAAAGCTCAGAACAAGGCTTTGTGTGAAGAACTGCGCTCCAAAATCCTGGTTCTCTGGGATCGGCTGCACGTGCCCATGGAGGAAAGAGAATCCTTTGTCCCCTGCATGGTGGGGTCTAGGAGCCAGACCATCAGTGCG CTGCAGTTAGAACTGAATCGTCTGGAGACACTGAAGCTCCAGAATATCCAGAACATGGTGGAGGCCCTCCGGGTGGAGCTGGCGGATTACTGGGACAAGTGCTTTTATGGCAAGGAGCAGAGGGAGGCTTTCCGTCCACTTTATGAGG ATGATTTTACTGAGGAGCTATTGCAACAACATGAGGAGGAAATCGCACGAATAAAGCTCTTCTTTGAGAAGCACCAGGAACTCTTTGAAGCGGTCCGCAAATGGGAGGGGAACTGGCGCCTCTTCCAGGAGCTGGAG aggaaggcaacagaccCGAGTCGTTTCACCAACCGAGGGGGCAACCTCTTGAAAGAGGAGAAGCTGCGGGCCAAGCTGCAGAAGACGCTTCCCAAG CTGGAGGAGGAGCTGAGGGGTCGGCTGGAGCTCTGGGAGCAAAAGCGCGGCCAAGCCTTCCTCGTCAACGGGCAGCGCTTCATGGAGCACGTGGCAGAGCAATGGCAGATGCACCGcctggagaaggagagagagcgGGAGGAGCGG caaCTCAAGAAGTCCCGTCAAATTGAGGAAGAAATGATGTATGGCAGCACCCCCAGCAAGCGTCGGGTCTTaggcccccccacccctggcaaaGTGCGGAAG CTAAACGCCACAGCAGCCACCCCCAACAGCACCATCCGCTCAGCCTTGGGGGGCTCCGTGTTTCACTCCCCAGCATCACAACCACCCCTCTCTGGAAGCAAG TCTCTCCGGACTCCCTGTCGCACGGCTGCCAAGCCATCTCGGCCAGCCCGCGTGGAACACAACAAGGAAAATGTGTCTCAGCTCAACGGAACTTCTCTGAGCG CGCGAACTTTCAAAGGCTTCCAAATCTGA
- the RCCD1 gene encoding RCC1 domain-containing protein 1 codes for MPVLLARRGAETAGQGAFPLSAVQQRRPPEGGREGRPRGAASPARGRRRRRRGGREERCRDPASERVQTAAAAAACSPPGAGSGSRRRPPRASPSLRPSPRLACGAPRGRAAMAVGGGWFQVGFRAGWGAGLEPVRLGGGAGAAVRPSWSFVGLAAAGGEGPLPPRSPACNLRCACLPAGAAPVLRGAGGWAALPGDCRDVLPSETHVVLLRGGALEAWRVAAGPALDPRGPVWRRELRDAEAAGEPGPPPDPLPAGLPLVPGGYVVPRPGFFRPLCPALRARRLALGHEHAVLLDAAGDLFTWGNGRHGQLGHGGLEDAAEPRRLEALQGVPMGPVAAGGWHSASVSEAGDLYMWGWNESGQLGLPAKGVPESPVAAPAEADRSGTPSGAQCESPQAAFISIQSFPALLDMPQGTDVSKVSCGSRHTAALTRTGDLYTWGWGKYGQLGHGATATSDRPKKVCCFEAWGLGVEDVVCGPWTTFALALPL; via the exons ATGCCCGTGCTCCTCGCGCGGCGGGGAGCGGAGACGGCCGGGCAGGGGGCTTTCCCGCTCTCGGCGGTGCAGCAGAGGCGGcccccggagggagggagggagggtcgcCCCCGTGGGGCTGCCTCGCCTGCtcgcgggaggaggaggaggaggaggggggggcgagAAGAGCGCTGCCGAGACCCGGCGAGCGAGCGAGTGCAgacggctgccgccgccgccgcctgctctCCACCCGGGGCGGGGAGCGGCAGCCGGCGCCGCCCTCCCCGCGCGagcccctccctccgtccctccccccggCTGGCTTGTGGCGCGCCTCGGGGGCGGGCGGCGATGGCCGTCGGGGGCGGCTGGTTCCAAGTGGGCTTCCGGGCGGGGTGGGGCGCGGGGCTGGAGCCGGTGCGGCTGGGCGGCGGCGCGGGGGCGGCGGTGCGGCCCAGCTGGAGCTTCGTGGGGCTGGCGGCGGCCGGTGG ggagggccccctccccccaaggagCCCCGCCTGTAACCTGCGCTGTGCTTGCctcccggcaggggcggcgccggTGCTGCGGGGCGCGGGGGGCTGGGCGGCCCTGCCCGGGGACTGCCGCGACGTGCTGCCCTCCGAGACGCACGTGGTGCTGCTGCGCGGGGGCGCGCTGGAGGCGTGGCGCGTGGCCGCCGGCCCGGCCCTCGACCCCCGCGGGCCCGTGTGGCGGCGGGAGCTGCGCGACGCGGAGGCCGCAGGGGAGCCCGGGCCGCCCCCCGACCCCCTCCCCGCAGGGCTGCCCCTGGTGCCGGGCGGCTACGTGGTGCCGCGGCCGGGCTTCTTCCGGCCCCTCTGCCCGGCCCTGCGCGCCCGCCGCCTGGCCTTGGGCCACGAGCACGCCGTGCTGCTGGACGCCGCCGGAGACCTCTTCACCTGGGGCAACGGCAG GCACGGGCAGCTGGGCCACGGAGGACTGGAGGACGCCGCCGAGCCGCGGCGGCTGGAGGCCTTGCAGGGGGTGCCCATGGGCCCCGTGGCGGCCGGCGGCTGGCACTCCGCCAGCGTCAGCG AAGCAGGCGACTTATATATGTGGGGTTGGAACGAGTCCGGGCAGCTTGGGCTGCCTGCCAAGGGGGTGCCGGAAAGCCCCGTGGCTGCTCCAGCAGAGGCCGACCGCAGCGGAACACCATCTGGCG CACAGTGCGAGAGCCCCCAAGCCGCCTTCATTTCCATCCAGTCCTTTCCTGCGCTGCTGGATATGCCTCAAGGGACAGATGTCAGCAAGGTCAGCTGTGGATCGCGCCACACCGCTGCCCTGACAC GAACTGGGGATCTCTACACGTGGGGCTGGG GTAAATACGGGCAACTGGGCCACGGGGCCACAGCTACTTCCGACAGGCCAAAGAAAGTCTGCTGCTTCGAGGCCTGGGGCCTTGGGGTGGAGGATGTGGTGTGTGGGCCGTGGACCACTTTTGCCCTTGCCCTGCCCCTCTGA